From the genome of Anopheles funestus chromosome 2RL, idAnoFuneDA-416_04, whole genome shotgun sequence:
CTGTCTTTTCAAACTAGGTTTCCATAGAACAAGATGGAGAATCTGTTGTTATTGGACCAGGGGTCGTGTGACTATATCAcaattttgccattttccacTAATATTCAAAGTCCTCAGAACGCAGATACGTGGTCTGTGGatttcaatcaaatttatttttcttttcagcttCTAACAGAATTAAACAACCGCACATATTCTAAATTGTCATATCCAAAGGACTATGGTGGACAATTGATCGAAACCCATCATCTTGCCGAAGTATTCAACAGAAATTCAACGGAACTCCTCTTGTTGAAGACTATATTCGACTAAAGATACCCAGCTGTATGTCACAGGTAATTGTTCATGTCCCCAAACATGTATGATCAGCAGCAAGTCCGGCTTGTTTCGTCTTTTTGGTTGGATTTATAACCTTTTTCGACTATCGGCTGCTGGATTGCCGAATTGGCGATCAATTTAtgatttcaatgtttttcgaCTGTTGACTCCAGTCAAGATTTCAACTGTTTGACCGATCACTCGTTATACTTACTCCTTATGTTATACCTTATGCAATATTTATAACCCACGTGCAATATTACACTGGCAGAGACAAAACATATTCATCTATAGATAGACCTTTCTTAACTTAACTTTATAACTTACTTCGGTAGtttattgattaaattaatcatttcacGGGATACATCCCATTGGCCTTCTGgttcaataaataaacagtAACATAATGCACACCTAAGAAACATCATCCGCTAATTTCAACTGTTTCGCTATCCTTGAGATTTCATTATCCAACGACTTGTCCTTCAGTTCGCACACGTAACTAAACTGTGCAGAACAGTCCTCACCTCGATATCCGTACGTGTACAACGCGGAGTTGTAGCTCAACCGCAGACAACGTCCATTGCCCGTTATCTCCAATGTTGGCTGCTTGTTTGCTGGATTGTTAACAATCTTCGTATTTCCGGAGGCATCTGTACCATTGGCTAAGGTAGTCGTTTTCGTTGTTGACGTACTGCCGGACGTTCCTTTCGCCGGTTTGGATGAAGTTGTGATGGAGCTTAGGTTCGTGTTAGGATTAACCGGTTTAGCCGAGTTTGCCCAAATCCACAGTAGGCCGGGGTTCAGTCCACCGAGCCAAAAGTCTTTGCCACGGTTGACTGGGTTGTTCAGGATGTAAGCAACCACATCCTGAAACTCGGCCACCGTTTCAAACTCTGCCAGATGTGCACCGTACGATTTGCACATCGTGCTGGCAGACTTCCAGTTTAGACCACGCTCTATATCAAAGTGATAGCATCGATCGTGCACTTGCGTAAAATTCTGCGGACATGGTTCTGTGAAAAGATGCATAAGGGAAAGGTTAGAAAGTGCAAAGGAATCACCAACTCCACACACTCCTCTTACCCTGCTTCTGACTGTTTCCTGCCatcaagaaataaattatctgTTCTGCCCGGCGTAACCGATTCTCCATGTAATCCACCCGATAAACTAGCTTCTCAATCGCACCCAACAGATACAGATCCGTCTCGGACACTTCCCGCGGTGAGGCCAGCAGCTCGGTCGGACTAGCACCACCGAACGTTTGGCGCATGGGTGTAAATGTTGCTCCATGATTCGCACCGTTCAGATGATTGTCACCATACAGACCGCCGGCGCCGGTACTGGCAATTACTTTCCCTACCGGAGGTGCTGGCACACGGTGCGtgtgatgctgctgatgttgtggGTCGAGTTCGAGCGCCTCACCGATGCGTTTGTTGATGTAGAAACTGGAGGTGGGTATGTACTTTGGTGCTGGTGCCGCCACGACGGTTGCTTGCATTACCCGACTTTCCCTCGGTGCACTCGTGGTGCTGTGGTTCAAACTGTcagttcaaaaaaaaaaggcacaaaaaaGTATGATCAACCATACGCACGCTTCCCCATACTTGGTACACGATCAATGATCGCGTTGCAATCGATGATGGCAGGCATTGCTTTCTACTCATATGGAGATTGCTTCTCTCAAACCTTGTTTACGTTTTCAGATGAATGTTTCCTGGCAATACTAAGCTATAATTAGCAATACCTTGAATAATATTCCTAGTTCAAGATCTCTAGTccaaaagcttttaaaaaacaaGTAATTGTCTTCATGACTCTCTAAATGTTTCCGTATTTTTTACCAAACTTTATTTCTCTTATTAATGGTGTCAATATTAGTGTGCTGGAAATAAGAAACTAGATACGTATATTGAATTCTAGTAGTCTAGTAAGCCTTCAATCAATTCCTCGTATAATCCTACGACACCACGTTTCAATAAGTGCGCCTAGCTCGGATGTTTGCTAAACCGATCGCGATAATTACTCGTTATTAGATTTTTAAATAACCAACTAAAAACACGACATTGAAACCAATTCACACAGTCCATTGCACCCCGAAGGCCTCCAATCAAAAAAGCACATACGCGGCTCCATCGTCAGCTAATCGGTGTTATATTTGGCTGAACTCGATTTTGAACCAACCCGGATCGAGTTCCATTTTTCTGCTGCAAAGCGCGCTCACTTCCGGTTCATGGCATGATCCGGTGAAATGAGCGCGCACAAATCAGCGTGCGTGGCTTGTAATTGCTCACCCGACGGTGTACTCCTCCAGCAGGCTCGACCACAACCCATCCTCCTCCGCACCGTCCGTCCAGTGATGTGCCCCGAGCCGGACGAAAGATTTCTTGCCACCGCTCTCCACCACATAGATTCCACTGACTACACTAATGGCCACTCCAGCTACCACCAGCAGAATTGCACCGTAGCAACCCATCGCCGCTTGGTGAGTATTTCCACGCAACAATGTACACAACTGACTGAATATCCGCTCCTACCCGGAAGGTTTGTTCTTTCGCTAGCAGATGGACACACCGATCATACATTCGATTCGCGCCACACTTACGGTAACGTTGCGTCACGTTTTCCCGTGTCTTTAAATAAGTTTCACTTTCAACCACTTCACCGGGAGGGCGCGCACCGTCAGACACGGAGGCGACGCGTAGATGGCATTATCTAACACGTAGATCGCGGAACGTACGCCGGCATGATGTACTTTCGACACATATAACCGGAACCCTGTCAAGTTCCACTGGTGCCCGGGCGTACAAGAATTGATCCACGAGATCGCGACAAGTGGTTCCTTCCACTTTCCGATTGACTGGTGCGACACCTTTCCAATTGGTGCGTAATGGAGTGTTCAAAACGGATCTGCCTGCCACTACGATCACGATTATTCCATTGCGTTACAATGGTGGCGCCTAATGggtaaagaaacaacaacaaaaacgctgTATCGATGTCGATATCGCGATCCGCACGCTTCTGCGGTCGTTTACACAATGTCAGCCACGGTCGAACCATGCCAAAGAGCAATCCGCAACCACCAGCAAACGGCACCCGGTTCGGAACGGGGATCTTCACCATCCGGAGGGAAGGGGACCTCAGtgatatgcgtgtgtgtgtgtatgtatgatttttttaccatCCGAAGCTTTTTGGTTGCAATGACGATACACGGTGACTTTCTACATCCGTTTCGCCATTCGATCATGTGGAACGGCAACAAGGAGCGTCACCTTGCAGACAGGCATCAAGGAAGGGAAATTCAACTGTTCATGTCAACAGCAGGATGGTAGTGGATTTACCATTCCCTGCGGCCACAGGGCCATGCAGACGATGGGGCTATATTTTTTCGCGCTCTTCTGTAGGATTGTGTACTGGAACACCTGGGAGATCGGTACACACTGGGACGGGTTTCTGCTGGATGGTGGACAGAAgatggtttcattttttttaatttaaatcgtttCCAAGATTGTCACATATGGAGGTTTAGGACCTCCGGATGCTTAAAAGGGGAGGAATTACGCGTTTAATGGGCTTCAATTGGTTGAACACTGTAGATAGTAAGCACTTATGTAGATGATAGAGAATTAAGTGTATCAACAAGAATCTTCTTATGTGGCAACATAGATCAAAATAGATCAGGAGAGATCTTGGCTTACCATTACTGGCTTTCCTCTCCTATATGTATCCGCAGCAGGAAAGTCAGTCTCACGTATGAGGCTATAACCCAGATGAGATTGGACctccggtcctgtcgtgtaggtGAGCCTGACACGGAACACTTCATGATTTCGGACGTGATTGTCAGAAATATCAGCTTCTCGCAATGGCAGACGAATTGTGAagtataaacttttttttgagtcaacaaatgtattttgttttgaatcaatttttttttattctgtagAAATTACTAATGGTGTATTGGAGCTACAATCATTCAGCACAGTAAAAGTCTATTTTTAGTGAAGATTCTCTTAACTGATAGCATTCGCAGTTGAATGTCTGCAGTTTCTAATCAATTGCATACAACTTGACGGAAAGTATTAACATGTTGTAAAATTCTATCGCTTATCACATGCAACGCTGATAAGAGTGCCGTTCACGGAATCGTATGATCATAATCTTGAGGTCATCGAAACTTCTAGTTTAAGTTCTTCTCCCTTGTTTGGTTGAACGGTTCGATTAACGTAAAATCTTACAACCATTATCGTTACCGATCAATAATCGGTAATCTAAATGATCGTTGAGTAAGACGATTGGACGGCCGCTAGGATTAAGTTTTGCTTCCGATGATACTTCTTTCGCAATTAATCTTCCCATAATTCTATATGAATAAGACATGAGCGCAACCTTGCTGTAGCCCGTCGACGACCCCGTGACCTATTTCAGATTTTAGGGTTTTATGACACTTGAATCATAGTTTGATCATAGGTGAACCATAAAACCTTCATAGCATAGAAGTTGCTCCCATCTGTGTATAAAATTGACCACTCGCTTCAAATGCCTCTTTCCCACCGTGCTGATGCCGTGGTttcccgtttgtttttttttttcgaaagtaGCAAAGAAATGAGCTGGAAGCGCGAACTCGACCGGGCACCGGATTTACAACGGGCAGACAAAGAAAGGCGATACAAAATTTGCATCGCGATCGCCAATATCACGCACAGCCGTTCGATCGGAAGGTGTGCACGTATATTTCTTATCGCccctcttttttcctttctctctctcgttacTTTCCTCTCCCCCAACGTTGCGCCTTCGTTCAATGGCGCAAAATCGCGTTTATGGCCGTGAAGGTTACCCGAACTTCTTTGACGCCAgcaagtttggtttttttttgcacgttttattttcattcaactttTAAATCATATTTGCATTTCTCCTCTTTGTGCCTGTGTGATGTACGGGCATTATTTTGCTTACGCGTAGCTGTTCGAAAtgatcattttttgtttattgtttttttttactgatcaCATATTTTATGCACACTTTCGACAAGGACATCCAAACGATTTGGAATAACCCGCTTCGTTTTCctattttactaaaaaaaacttatgaattttaaagtaaaaaccaAACGACGGAATCTAGCTAAGCCGGTTCGGATGTGATAAAAGTGGGTCAACGGTAAACCGATCGATGGTAGCTTATATTGATTGACCgtcgtaaaaataaatgtcCATCTTCCCGAAACAGTTTACTCTCTACGCGGCGCACATTAATTTTCCGTTCCATTTTGTTATGCGCAGTAAAGTGCAAAATGGCACcttctttatttttcgttccaaGTTTGTTAAAACTGTTACACATTTAGACACTACTTTCGAGCTACACTagactgtaaaaaaaaattgtatcctTTTCGTACACCcttctgtaaaaaaattaaaactattgTTGGCACAGTTGGTGATCATACGGATTCTGAGCgatttcttctcattttttttaaaaccatttttgacCATTTGGTGCACCTAGGAACTACGATGTAATGTCAATTACATCGGACACTCTCACTTTTCGGTTTCTGTTTTTACTCGTCAGTTAACACTAAGCTTAGCACGGACATGAGCGAAAATCCTAGCGCGACGGCAATGAACTGTATCGGTCCGATACCTCGCGTGTGCACAAAACGTTTTGCCCGTTCACGAGGTAGAACTTCACTTACGGTCACGTACAGAAGCGTACCACCAGCCAAACCCTGCAGAATGGGCATGATCAGATTGGTAAGCGTTTCGTTCAGCCCATCCAATCCCATCCCAATACCGATACCGGCAACCGAACCGAGAGAAAACGTTAACACCTGCAGTACGTGGGAGCAACGCTGTCGCGCATTGTATGTGCAAAGTTCCACACCAAGCGCGAACCCTACCACAAACTTGTGTGCACTGACCGCGCCAAGCAGGAGCAGTACTTTGGGGCCCGAGTTTTGTACCCCGATTGCCAAACCTTCGAGCAAGGAGTGCATGCAGAGGGCTAGCAATAATCCGAACACACCAGTAAGCTGCATTTCGGCAGCATTCGTGGGCGacc
Proteins encoded in this window:
- the LOC125764021 gene encoding uncharacterized protein LOC125764021, whose product is MGCYGAILLVVAGVAISVVSGIYVVESGGKKSFVRLGAHHWTDGAEEDGLWSSLLEEYTVGLNHSTTSAPRESRVMQATVVAAPAPKYIPTSSFYINKRIGEALELDPQHQQHHTHRVPAPPVGKVIASTGAGGLYGDNHLNGANHGATFTPMRQTFGGASPTELLASPREVSETDLYLLGAIEKLVYRVDYMENRLRRAEQIIYFLMAGNSQKQEPCPQNFTQVHDRCYHFDIERGLNWKSASTMCKSYGAHLAEFETVAEFQDVVAYILNNPVNRGKDFWLGGLNPGLLWIWANSAKPVNPNTNLSSITTSSKPAKGTSGSTSTTKTTTLANGTDASGNTKIVNNPANKQPTLEITGNGRCLRLSYNSALYTYGYRGEDCSAQFSYVCELKDKSLDNEISRIAKQLKLADDVS